CCCGTATGCGGTGCCGCCCGCGCCGGGACGTGGCCGCCATCGCCGTGAGCTGAGGAGCGACGATGGCGCCGCAGGACGCGTTCACGGCCGACGGCCTCGCCGGCGCCGGCTTCACCATGTGCCGGGCGCCCTGCAACGACCACGTGGCCATCGACGCGACACGCACCGCTTTCAGACCGGCCCGGCGTACCTCAGGCTGGTCTGCGACCACCACTACGGTGCCCTTCCCGGCCCCGGTGACGCTCTCGTCCCAGTCGTTCGGTGTGACGGCGCGGACGGACGGTCCGGGAAGGCGCCAGGCGGCGATCCGACGTGCCCGGGGAGCGGGTGGGTAGCCCCGAGGGGCGCGTCCGGCCGGGACGGCGGCGTCAGAGCCCGCCCACGCCCTTCACCACGAGCAGGAGCCCGATCAAGGCGATGACGATCGCGACGATGGCGGCGTTGTGGGCCTTGAGCCAGTCCTTGGCCCGCTCCAACGGCGGCATCATCAGCTCCCCGACGAGGAGGCGCAGCAAGGGCGGAAGGATGACGCCCGCGGAGGCGATGACGGCGAACAGGGCGATGGAGCCTGCCCTGCCCGCAGTCGTGAGCTGGGCCGAACCGATCGCGACGCCACCGGCCGCGATCAGCACCAGGATCTTCGGGTTGACCGCCGAGAGCAGGAGGCCCAGCCGCAGCGCTTTCGGCCAGGTGGTGCTCTCCAGGGCTCGTATCCATGCCGGATCCGCCCTCGTTCGCCTGCGCCTCCACAGCATCGCGCCCAGGAGGATCAGCAGGCCGCCCAGGCCGATCCGTCCCCATGAGACTGCCGCGGGCGGCTTGCCCGTGAACTCGACGACGGACGTCAGCAGGGTGAACAAGACGGCGGCACCGGCGACTCCGGCCGTCCAGCCGGCGATGAAGGCACTGCTGTTCTCCCGCGCCCGCGCAGTGAGCAGCAGGAGGATCGCCGGGACCACCGGGAACGGCGACAGGGCGATCCCCAGTGCAGGGGCCACCATCTCGGTTGGTGAGATCCGGGGGAAGCGCCGTCCCGCCCCGGGCGGCCTTCATCGCGGCGTCGACGATCTCGCTCCGTGTGGCGTCCTTGGGGAGGTAGCCGGCGGCGCCCTCCCCGACGGCCCGGAACACCAGCGAGTCGTCGGTGTAGGCGGAGAGAACGATCACACGCACCGGCAGACCGTCCCGCTCGGCCGCATGGACGACGGCGAGGCCGTCCAGCTTGGGCAGCTTGTAGTCCACCACTGCGACATCGGGCTGATGGGTCCGCAGGTGTTCCAGGGCCTCCGCGCCGTCCCGGGCCTCGGCCACGACCTCGATGAGCCCGCTCTGTTTGAGCGCCTGGGTGATGCCCTCGCGGTATATCGGGTGGTCGTCGGCCACGACGACGCGTATGCGGGTCTCGTGTGTACGCATGGGGCACACCGTCCCGTCCGCCCGTGGAGCCGTACGGGATCACGACTCTGGGGACGCTGTCCTGCTGCCCGTGCGCTGGGTTCCACACGGCACGGCGGGTGGTCGGCGGGCATGTCGGAGCGGATCCGGCCGACACGCACTCAGGGCATCCGTACGGACACGAGACGTGGTTGGCCGCGGCCCCTGTCCGCCATGAGGAGGAGCGGCTGCTCCACCGGTCTTTCGACCGATCGGCCGGGGTGCCCGACCGGGCCCGGGCGCCACGATGGCCCTAGGACCGGCGGGGATCCTGACTCCCCGCCGGTCGTCCCATCCCCACGCAGGAAGGAATGCGCCATGAACCTGGACACGGATCTGGACATGGACATGGACATCGAGTTGATCGAGTCCGAGACGGACGACCTCATCACCCAGTACGTCCCCTAGGGAGCGTATTGCGTCCTGATCAATGTGCGGGATCTGCCTTCGCGGAAGGGTCTGGACGGGTAGACCTTCTTGGGTGACGCGAGTGCAACTGACGGATGCGGAGTGGGAGTTCATCGAGCCGTATGTGCCGATCGGCGAGTACGGCCCGTATCCGGAACGGCTGCGGCAGCAGTTCGAGGGCGTGATTTGGCGGTTCAAGACGGGCGGGCAGTGGCGTGAGATGCCGCAGGAGTTCGGTGCCTGGTCGACCGTCCACAACCGGTTCCGGCAGTGGCGTGATGCCGGGGTCTTCGGGGCCCTGATGGAGGGCCTGATCGCGGAAGCCGCGAAGCGGGGTGAGGTGGATCTGTCCCTGGTCAGCATCGACTCCACCACCGCCCGGGCCCATCACGACGCAGCCGGGATGCATCTGGACCAAGACGTCCTCACAGCCTTGGAGAAGGCTGCCGCCGAGGCGGAGAAGACCAGGTCAAAGGGGGCGACTGCGACGAACAAACCGGGCAGGGGGCCGAAGGCGATCCCGAGCGGGAAGAGCGACGGCGCATCCGGCGACGGCGGAAACTCCGGCTGAAGGCCGCCCTCCTCGGACGCTCCAGGGGCGGGCAGACCAGCAAGATCCATGTCGCCGGCGACCGCAAGTGCCGCCCGCTGGCGTTCATTCTGACCGCGGGACAGGCCGCCGACAGCCCGCAGTTCATCCCCGTCCTGAACAAGGTACGGGTGCGTGGACCCGTCGGCCGTCCCCGCACCCGGCCGGACGCGGTCGCCGGGGACAAGGCCTACTCGTCCCGCGGAAACCGCGCCCACCTGCGTAAACGCCGTATCAAGGCGGTCATCCCGGAGAAGAAGGACCAGGCCGCCAACCGGAAGAAGAAGGGCTCCAGAGGCGGCCGACCCGTCAGCCACGACGCCGACCTCTACAAAGAGCGGAACACCGTCGAACGCCTGATCAACAAGCTCAAGGCCTGGCGAGGCATCGCCACCCGATACGACAAGACCCCTGACAGCTACCTCGCCGGCCTCCACCTACGCGCCTCGATGATCTGGCTCAGAGATCTCACCCGGACCACTTGATGATCACGACGCAATACGCTCCCTAGCGGCGACGGGTGGGGGCGGCCCGTACGGCCATGGGCCGCCTCCGGCCGCCGGCGCCCCCTTTTCCGAACGCCCGGACTTCCCGGCGGAACACCCCGTGGACAGGAGCCACCATGTACGTACCCACGTTCGCCTCGCTCGTCGGCGACGAGGACGAGTTCTTCACCGAGTACTTCGGCAGGTCCCCGCTCCTGCGCAGAGGCGCACTGACCGGCCCGCCTGAGGAACTGCTGTCGGTGGCCGACCTGGACGAGTGCCTGCACGAGGAGGCCCTGCGCACGCAGTACCTGAGACTGGTCAAACGCGGCGATCTGATCCATGAGGGCACCTACACGCAACCGCTGCGCGTACAGCGCAAGTACATACCCGACCGCGTGGTGCCGGAGCGCGTGTACGAGCACTTCCGCTCCGGAGCCAGCGTCGTGTGGCACTCCATGAACCACTTCCGGCCGAACCTGCGTGCGCTGAACGCGATGCTGGCGCAGCGGTTCGCGACCCGGAGCGATTCCCTCGCCTTCCTCACTCCGGCAGGGCAGCAGGGATTCGTCATCCACCACGACCCCAACGACACCTTCGTCATCCACCTTCACGGCAAGAAGCGATGGAGGGTCTGGCCCACGGCGCAGGTCACCCGGCCCGACGGCCGCTCCTACAAGGTAGGTGAGGAGTACCGGGCGGAGCACCTGGGCGAGCCGCTCCTCGACGTGACCCTGGAGCCCGGCGACGTGCTGTACCTCCCGAACGGCACCCCCCACGTAGCCGCCGCAGAAAACACCGTCTCCCTCCACCTCACGGTGACCGTGACACCACGCACCTGGCCCGAACTGCTGCGGTCCACAGTGGCCGCGACGCTGCCGATCGACGCGGAGCACCGCGGCTTCCCCCATCTCGCCGAGGAGACCTGGGACGAACAGGCGGCGGCTCTGAAGGACCAGATCGAGCTCCTGGTGGACCGACTCAGGGCGATCGACCCGCGCACGGAAGTCGCACGCCTGACAGCCGAGGGCCGCGACGCCGAGGGAACCGCCGCCGAGCACCGGTTCGCCTCCGCCGCGGCCGTGGACAAGACGGACGCGGCCACGGCCGTGCGGGCCGCCCGTGCCGACTTCTCGTTCACACCGAGCGCCGACGGTGACCGCGTCGGTGTGCGGTTCGGCGGGAAGACGGTGGCCATGCCGCGACCCGTTGCCGACGCCCTTCGGTCCCGTGCTGCGGGCACTGTGGTGCCGGCAGGGCAGTTCGTACCGACCGTCGCACCCGAAGACTCCGTCAGGGCCGTGAAGACGCTCGCGCGGCTGGGAGCGGTCGCCCTCGTACCATGACGCAGGGCACACGGCAGGCGGGCATCCGTGGCCTTGCGGCCCGATCCCGCACCCGGGCCGCCGACATCCGCGCCTGGTGCCCGCCGGAACTCCGTTTGCTCCTGGCCGGGTTGCTGCTGCTGCGCGCGGCCGGATTCGCCTACCCGTTCCTGAGCTATCTGCTGGCCGGGAAGGGCCACGGGACGGAGGTCGCCGGTGTCGTGCTCGCCGCCTTCGGCGCAGGCTGGGCGGGCGGACAGGTCGCGTGCGGCCGACTGCTCGACCGCTTCGGCCGGCGGCCGACGCTGGTGGCGGCGGCGCTGGCCTCCGCCGCTGTCATGCCTCTGCTCACGGCCACAACGTCGCCGGCCCTGCTGGTCTCCGGAGCGGTGGCGCTTGGCCTCGTCTTCGACACACCGCGCGTGGTGGTCGGCGCCGCGATCGACGAACTCGTACCCGAACCCGGGCGGCGCGCGAAGCTCAACGCGCTGCGGTACGGACTGGTGGTCAACGGCGGTGCCCTCGTCGCCGGCGGCGTCGGCGGTCTGCTGGCCGCCGGACTGGGCGTCGACGCCCTCTACTGGATCAACGCCGCGGCATGCGCGCTCTTCGCCGTGGGTGTGCTGCGCCGGTTGCCCGCCGACCGTCTGCACCGCGCAGGGCGCGCGAAGAGGAACCGACGCGGCGGCCTCCGGCTCACCAGGCATCTGGTGCTCCTGCTCGGCTCCGGCCTGGCCACGATGACGGCCCTGGTCGGCATTGCGGCGGCCCTGCCGATGACGATGGCTGCCCGGGGCCTCTCTCCCGGGGCCTACGGCCTTACCGCCCTGGTCAACTCCGTCTCCGTCGTCGTGCTCACTCCCGCCATGACACCGTGGCTGAGCCGCCGTGCCGCCTCCGGACGCTCGATGCCGGCCATGGCGGCGGTCGCTTCGGTGGCCATCGCCGTACCCATGGCCGCGGCGGCGCTCGCGCATACGACGCCCGGCTTCATCGTGGCCGCGGCGGCGTGCGCCCCTGGGGAGATCGCGTGGTTCGTCGCGACCGCCCACGTCCTGCGGCACATGACGCCGCCGGGGGGACGCGGCCGTTACCACGGTATCTGGGGCACCGTCCTCGCCGCCGCGGGAACGCTCTCCCCCCTGCTGGCGGCGTGGGGTCTTCGACACGGCAGCCACGTCCTGGCCGTCGCCACACTGGCGGCCGGGCTGACCGGTGCGGCACTGTGCATCCCGCTCGGCCGCGCCTCGCGCACGGCCCGAGGTCGTGCGGGCGGCACGGGCGAAGGCGCTGCGGCGACGCCTGCGTAGCGACCCCCGGCGGCTGCGTTCCCCCACCACTCCCGGGGCGTGTCCCTCGCCCTCTCGCCTCGACTCCGAGGCCGCCCGGCGGAACGTTCCCCGGCCGCAAGGGACGCGCCTCGTCCTCCGGCCGCGCATACCCCTCGGCCCGGGCACGAGCAACCCGCCGGCGGGTTCCCCGAGTGAGACCGACTCCAAGAGGAGCCCGGCCTGCCGGAATTCGCCCGCGTCGGCGTGGCTCCGTGCGCTTTCGGCCGGCCCCGGCGGGGCCGGGGCTGGTTCGGCGGCCGCCCGTCGCCTCGGTGCGCGGGGTGTTCTCCCCGTCGTGGCCGTTGCCGTAGCTCTTCCCGGCCGGATCGTGCCTCTCGCAGCCGACGCGGTCGGTGATCCGCGGATCCGTCGTCGATCGGACACCCCCGTCGGCGGACACGGACCTCCACCGGTGCATGGGCCCGTTGGGGGATCGCACCACCCCCCTCCCCACGGCACCGTGGACATCAGGGTGGAGGGGACGTTCTCCCCGCCCACGACACACACCGAAAGGACGAGGACATGAACCTCAACGACATCATCGCCACGTTCGACAACGACCTGGACGCGGCCGTGGCCAAGGCACTCGGTACCGGCACATTCGTCGCCTGCTCCGCAGAGTGACGAGCTGACGGTGCTGCGGGACGGGTGGAGGACCGTTCCGCAGCACCGTCGTCATCCAGACACCCCGAGGAGGCAGCCCCATGACCGCTGTGCTCGACTTCGCCGCGCCACCGCACCGCTGGAGTTCGGTGTGGCAGGGCACCCATCGGTCCGTCCCGCCGGAAGAGACCTGGCAGCGCCTACAGCCGTTGCTGGGCACGGTCGGGATCACCAGGGTCGCGGACGTCACGCTCCTGGACGACATCGGCCTCCCGGTGTGGCAGGCGATCCGGCCCAACGCCATGAGCCTGTCCGTCTCACAGGGCAAGGGCGTCACCCATGAGTTGGCCCGCGTCTCCGCCGCCATGGAGTCCTTCGAGTTGCACTGCGCGGAGGACCCCGCCCTGGACACCACCGTGGCGACCCCGGCCCAGCTGGCCACCGAACTCACCTACGACTGGACCGAACTGCCGCTGCTCGGAGGGCACGCCCTGCGCCCCGCCACACGGATCCGCTGGTGTCCCGTCGAGGACCTGACGGCGCACACCGCCACCTGGGCTCCGCTGGAATCGGTCGTGGTCGACCTCCGCATGCGCTCATCCTGGGCACCGCCGACCGTTCAGACCAGCAGCAACGGGCTGGCCAGCGGCAACAACTTCACCGAGGCCACCTTGCACGGACTGCTGGAGGTCGTGGAGCGGCACTCCCTGGCCGTCGCCGCACGTTCCGGAGGCCCCTGGAAGTCGGCGGTACGGGCCGAACCGGACGGTTCGGGGGCGGCGTCCGCGGTGCTGGAACGACTCCTCCAGGCCGGGGCGGTCGTCGAAATCACCGATGTCACCTGCGACCTTCGGGTGCCCACTTTCGCAGCCCGCCTATGGTCCCCGTCGGTGCCCTGGTGGTTCTCCGGTTCGGGCACCCACCCCGACGCCGACGTGGCCCTGTCCCGGGCCCTCACCGAGGCTGCGCAGTCGCGACTGACCGCGGTGGCGGGAGCCCGGGACGACATCGGCGTGTTCCACTACGACTTCACCGACGCGTCCGGGACCTCGGATCGGCAGTCGGGGAACGGAGGCGCAGCGGTTCCCGGCGTAGCAGAACTGACAGGGGCCCACGGAACGGCGTCCACCGGTCCGCGCGACCTCGACGCCGACCTGGAAGAACTCCTGGAAGTCGCGGCGCAGCACGGCATCACCGTGCTCCGGGCCGATCTCACCGTACCCGCCTACGGCATCCCCGTGGTGCACGTCGTCGCGCCGGGACTCACCTTCGACACTGGAGCATGGGCATGAACCACACATCGAGACTGGTCGTGACCGCCGGACCCACCATCAGCAGGGAAGACGTCCACCGCATGCTGCCCGAGGCAGAGGTCCGCGGGCCGGTCGCCGCGGACCAGGTGCTGCGGTGGGAGTGGGACGCGGGAGACACCCTGGTGGTGATCGACGGCGTCTTCCTCCAGTCACGCGCGGTTCGTCACAAGGAACTGCTCGCCCTCCTCGACCGGGGAGTGACGGTGTACGGAGCTTCCAGCATGGGAGCACTACGCGCGGCGGAGCTCGAGGCGTTCGGCATGCGGGGCGTGGGGAAGGTGTTCCGCAGCTACCGGGACGGCGTCCTGGTCGGTGACGATGAGGTGGCGCTGACCCATGCCGACGCCGAGAGCGCCTACCGGCCGACCAGCTGGGCCCTGGTGGACCTGCGGGATGCGGCCGGCGCAGCCGCCCGGGAAGGCGCCATCGACCAGGTGACCGCCCGTACCGTCGTCGAGGCGGCCAAGAGCCTTCCCTTCACCGCTCGCGACGACTTCACCATTCTCGATGCCGCCCGGCGGCGGGGCTGCCGGGCGGCAGCGCTGGATTCCTTCCGCGCGTACTGTGCCGCACGGGGCCCGGGCGTCAAACACCGCGACGCCGTCGCCGCGCTCGCCATCGCCGGTGCCACAACGCTCACGTCCGACATGCGTGCGGCCGACCGCGGCCCGTCGGGTGGCCTGCGGTACCGGGGAGCCCCGGTACAGCTGGCGACGACCACCCATCTCCGTCGCTGGACCCCGACTTCGCCGCCGTTCTCGGCTCCGGACGGCGAACGCGAGACCCTAGGGTCGGAGCGGGTGCTGGCGCGCGATGACGAAGTCCTGACCCAGCTTGCGCTCGACTGGCCCGAATACCCGGCCTTCCAGCGGAGCGTGGCGGCCGAGTGCCTGCTGCTGCAGACCCAGCCACAGTCGGGCAATGCCGCAGTGGGAGAGCAACGGCGCGCCCTGGGCGACATCGCAGACGTCTCCGACCACGACCGGACCCACCTGGAGTGGGAGCCGTTGGCCCGGGCCCTGAGCACCCGTCTGCCGGACCTCGGCCTGCCGTCGTCCTCGAGCGAGGCCGGAGACGCCCTCACCCTGCTCCGAGACGAGGAGCGCGACCAGCCGTGGGAGACGGCAGGCCCCCTCCTCGCCGTCCGGCTCTGGCTCGCTGACCCCCGGGTCGACTGGAGGACGCCACTCATCGAACGGCTCCAGGGCTGCCCCGCCTATCACCAGGCGCTCGCGGCACTCGCCGACGCACGCACCGATGCCGCACCTCCGGTCAACGACCCCACGGCCCTGCGTGACGTGTGCCGGTCGGTGCTCGTCCGCTGGGGCGTCCAGCGGGCGAGCGACGTGCCGGCGGTCCTGCGCGACCACGGCTTCACCGGCATCGACGCCATGGTGAGCACCCTCCGCGCACACCCGCGGAAGGCCACGGATGCGTCCGGCACCGGAGAAGAGGGGGCAGGGCACACCGTCCCGCACGTCGGCCACGGTACTGCCCGCGCCGACTGGGACCGGCACGGCAGCGTCCTGCTGCCCGGCGTCCTGGACGCCGAGCGGGTGAAGGCCACGGCCACCGAGGCGCACGAGCAGATCGGCACGGCCACCCCGTACGAGCGGGACGAGGTCAGCTCCCACCGGGACGGCTCATTCGCCTCCCCGGCACACTGCGGCCTCCTGCCGGCGGGGCCACGGCTCCAACAACTCGCCTTCGACGAGCACCTGCTGACAGCACTGCGGGAGGCCACGGGGATGTCCCAGCTGGTACCCCGGGGCGGCTCGTTGGTCGTCTACCACCACGGCGACTTCCAAGGCCTGCACACCGACCCGGCCGAGGCGACCGTCACCGTGGGCATCGCCCTGACCGAACGTCTGCCGTCGATGTGGTGGGCACCGTCGCTGCGCGACGCATCGCCGGACCGCCTGGCCGAGGTGGTCGCCGACAAGGGGTTCTGGCCCGAGTGCGCCGAGTTCGAGCGGCTGGGGCACCCGCACGCCGACGGCAGCGTGCGCGCGTTCGCCGGGAACCGCATCCCGCACTGGCGCACCCCGTACTCGGGCGAGGAGCCGGGCCTGCTGGCCATCCTCTCCTACACGGACCCGTGAGGCGGCCCACGGCACTGACGTCGGCTGTCCGGGGTGATCTTCCCCGACGTGCCCGCCGGACGGGAACGTCGGCCGGATTCCGTGCGCGGTATGCGGACGAGGCAGGCCGACCCCTGCAGGCACGACATCGTCGCGCTGATCGACGGCACCCGTCGCACGCGAGCTCCTGAGGGGTTACGCGAAGCATTCCACCGGGCCCGCTGGTGAGCCGCTTCCGCAGCACCGCCGACAGGCCGGCGCCCCGATGTCGTGGAAGCGGTCGCGGGGGCCTGGGTGGGGGAGCCGGCACGTGCACGACCGCTGGACGGCAGCGGCACTCAGCGCCCCGCACCGGTGGCATGTGGAGGTACAGACGGTCGGACTATGCTTTCCTCCATGAGCCGTTGGGAGGAGTTGACCGGGGGGACGTCCGGGCAGGACTACGCCGCACGATTCACGGCCCTGGCCGGAAGCGGCAAGGACGTGCACGGCGAGGCGCGGCTGTGCGCGGCGCTCGTGCCTGCCGGAGCGCGG
This DNA window, taken from Streptomyces sp. SCSIO 30461, encodes the following:
- a CDS encoding GAP family protein codes for the protein MVAPALGIALSPFPVVPAILLLLTARARENSSAFIAGWTAGVAGAAVLFTLLTSVVEFTGKPPAAVSWGRIGLGGLLILLGAMLWRRRRTRADPAWIRALESTTWPKALRLGLLLSAVNPKILVLIAAGGVAIGSAQLTTAGRAGSIALFAVIASAGVILPPLLRLLVGELMMPPLERAKDWLKAHNAAIVAIVIALIGLLLVVKGVGGL
- a CDS encoding JmjC domain-containing protein, yielding MYVPTFASLVGDEDEFFTEYFGRSPLLRRGALTGPPEELLSVADLDECLHEEALRTQYLRLVKRGDLIHEGTYTQPLRVQRKYIPDRVVPERVYEHFRSGASVVWHSMNHFRPNLRALNAMLAQRFATRSDSLAFLTPAGQQGFVIHHDPNDTFVIHLHGKKRWRVWPTAQVTRPDGRSYKVGEEYRAEHLGEPLLDVTLEPGDVLYLPNGTPHVAAAENTVSLHLTVTVTPRTWPELLRSTVAATLPIDAEHRGFPHLAEETWDEQAAALKDQIELLVDRLRAIDPRTEVARLTAEGRDAEGTAAEHRFASAAAVDKTDAATAVRAARADFSFTPSADGDRVGVRFGGKTVAMPRPVADALRSRAAGTVVPAGQFVPTVAPEDSVRAVKTLARLGAVALVP
- a CDS encoding MFS transporter, producing MTQGTRQAGIRGLAARSRTRAADIRAWCPPELRLLLAGLLLLRAAGFAYPFLSYLLAGKGHGTEVAGVVLAAFGAGWAGGQVACGRLLDRFGRRPTLVAAALASAAVMPLLTATTSPALLVSGAVALGLVFDTPRVVVGAAIDELVPEPGRRAKLNALRYGLVVNGGALVAGGVGGLLAAGLGVDALYWINAAACALFAVGVLRRLPADRLHRAGRAKRNRRGGLRLTRHLVLLLGSGLATMTALVGIAAALPMTMAARGLSPGAYGLTALVNSVSVVVLTPAMTPWLSRRAASGRSMPAMAAVASVAIAVPMAAAALAHTTPGFIVAAAACAPGEIAWFVATAHVLRHMTPPGGRGRYHGIWGTVLAAAGTLSPLLAAWGLRHGSHVLAVATLAAGLTGAALCIPLGRASRTARGRAGGTGEGAAATPA
- a CDS encoding YcaO-like family protein — protein: MTAVLDFAAPPHRWSSVWQGTHRSVPPEETWQRLQPLLGTVGITRVADVTLLDDIGLPVWQAIRPNAMSLSVSQGKGVTHELARVSAAMESFELHCAEDPALDTTVATPAQLATELTYDWTELPLLGGHALRPATRIRWCPVEDLTAHTATWAPLESVVVDLRMRSSWAPPTVQTSSNGLASGNNFTEATLHGLLEVVERHSLAVAARSGGPWKSAVRAEPDGSGAASAVLERLLQAGAVVEITDVTCDLRVPTFAARLWSPSVPWWFSGSGTHPDADVALSRALTEAAQSRLTAVAGARDDIGVFHYDFTDASGTSDRQSGNGGAAVPGVAELTGAHGTASTGPRDLDADLEELLEVAAQHGITVLRADLTVPAYGIPVVHVVAPGLTFDTGAWA
- a CDS encoding TfuA-like protein: MNHTSRLVVTAGPTISREDVHRMLPEAEVRGPVAADQVLRWEWDAGDTLVVIDGVFLQSRAVRHKELLALLDRGVTVYGASSMGALRAAELEAFGMRGVGKVFRSYRDGVLVGDDEVALTHADAESAYRPTSWALVDLRDAAGAAAREGAIDQVTARTVVEAAKSLPFTARDDFTILDAARRRGCRAAALDSFRAYCAARGPGVKHRDAVAALAIAGATTLTSDMRAADRGPSGGLRYRGAPVQLATTTHLRRWTPTSPPFSAPDGERETLGSERVLARDDEVLTQLALDWPEYPAFQRSVAAECLLLQTQPQSGNAAVGEQRRALGDIADVSDHDRTHLEWEPLARALSTRLPDLGLPSSSSEAGDALTLLRDEERDQPWETAGPLLAVRLWLADPRVDWRTPLIERLQGCPAYHQALAALADARTDAAPPVNDPTALRDVCRSVLVRWGVQRASDVPAVLRDHGFTGIDAMVSTLRAHPRKATDASGTGEEGAGHTVPHVGHGTARADWDRHGSVLLPGVLDAERVKATATEAHEQIGTATPYERDEVSSHRDGSFASPAHCGLLPAGPRLQQLAFDEHLLTALREATGMSQLVPRGGSLVVYHHGDFQGLHTDPAEATVTVGIALTERLPSMWWAPSLRDASPDRLAEVVADKGFWPECAEFERLGHPHADGSVRAFAGNRIPHWRTPYSGEEPGLLAILSYTDP